In the genome of Caulobacter flavus, the window CCGAAGTTCAACGAGGAAGACTTCGCCATCGCCTTCGCGCGGATCGAGAGCCACTTCTTCGTCAATCGCGGCTTCTTTCCGCAGGACGACTGGATCCTCGCCAACATCGACGCGATCCGCCACATCCCGGCCTGGATCGTCCAGGGTCGCTTCGACGTGGTGACGCCCCTGGCCAGCGCCTGGGCCCTGCACCGCGCCTGGCCCTCGGCCCATTTCGAGATCGTCTGGGACGCCGGCCACGCCTCGACCGAGCCCGGCGTCATCGACGGCCTGATCCGCGCCACCGAGGCGGCGTACGGGCGTTAAGCCGCCGCCTCGTCCATCAGTTCACGCACGTCGATCGCCTGGCAGCCGGCGGCCTTGGCCGCCTGCAGGCCCTGGATGCTGTCCTCGAAGACCAGGCAGTCGTCCGGCGCCACGCCCAGCCGACGGGCGGCCTCGAGGAAGAGGTCCGGCGCCGGCTTGGCCGCCGCCACGTCCTCGACCGTGACGATGGCATCGAACAAGGCGTCCAGGCCCAGCGACTTGAGGCTCAGCCGCACGAAGTCGGACGGACCGCTGGAGGCCACCGCCATGGGCAGGCGGCCGTGGAACCGCCGGGCGATGGCGGTGACGGCCGCGATCTCGGTCAGCTCGCCGACGCCTGCCTGGTAGGTCGCCCAGACCGTCTTCATCACCTGCGCCCGGTCCAGGGTCTGGCCGACCTCCTGCTCGAAGGCGTCCATCAGCATGTCGCCGGAGAACCCGCCGCGCTCCAGGTACCAGGACGCCTCCATGGCGTGGCCGGTGGATCGCAGGCCCGCCGGCCACGCCACGGCGTACAGCGCCAGGCTATCCACCAGGGTGCCGTCGCAGTCGAAGATCAGGGCCTTGGTGTCGGGGAAACGCTCTTTGATCACTGGATGTCCCGCTCGCGGCCGCGCGGGGGAGACGCGGCGCTTCTAGCGCGACCCTATAGACGAGTCTTGCGGCGGCGTTGCGGCGGCGAGCGCATCATCCCCTCAGTTGATGCCCGCGCCGACGGATCGCCAGGCTCTCCCAGGCGCCGACCAGCACCAGCACGCCGGTGGTCAGCAGCGACAGCACGATCGGCGACACCACCGCCGACACCGGGATCAGCAGCAGCAGCGCCGCCATGCCCGCGCCGCGCGACGGCGACCAGATGCGGAACACCGCCTTCTTGAACAGCACCCCGCCCAGCAGAAACAGCAGCGGCCCGCCGATCAGCGCGGCCGAGATCTTCGGGTCGGCGTGCCCCACGGGATGATGGATCACCCACTCGTCGCCGACGGCGGCCACGATGATGCCGGCCACCGGCAGCAGGTGGCTGTAGGTGTAGGCGATGCGCGCCACCCGGCCAGGATCGTCCGAATGGCTGATCGCCTCGCTGGCCGCCTCGGCGGTGAACGAGAAATAGATCCACCACATGGCCAGGCTGGCCACGAAGGCCGAGGCGAACGACAGCACCACCACGGGCGTCCATTCCAGGCCGGCGGCGGTCGCGCCCATGACCAGGATCGACTCGCCCAGGGCGATGATCGTGAACAGGGCGCAGCGCTCGGCCAGGTGCGCGCCCTCGACCGTCCAGTCGGCGGTGCGGCTGCGGCCCAGGCCCGGCGTCCAGAAGCCGACGGCCGGCGAAGCGTATTCGATGGCGATCGCCGCGGCCCAGCAGGCCAGGCGCAGGCCGTCATGCATCAGGCCGCCCGCGATCCACAGCACGCCCGACACCATGAGCCAGGCGGTGATCCGCAGGAAGTTCAGCCGCAGCCCCTCGTCGCGGCGCGCGCTCCAGGCCGTGAACAGGCTACGTCCCACCTGGATCGACACATAGGCCAGGGCGAACAGCAGTCCGCGCCCCTCGAAGGCCGTGGGGATCGACATGGCCAGCACCATGCCGGCCGCCATCACCACGAACAGCATGATCCGCACCGGCGGCCGCTCGGGGTCCAGCCAGTTGGTGACCCAGGCGGTGTAGATCCAAGCCCACCAGACGGCCATCAGCAGCAGCCCCGTCTCCGCCACGCCCAGCAGGCTGGGGTGGGCGATCAGGCCGTGCGACAGCTGGGTGACCGCGAACACGAACACCAGGTCGAAGAACAGCTCCACATAGGTCACCCGCGCGTGGCCGCCCTCGCGGATCCGCAAAAGGCCCCCGCTCCTGGTGTTGCTCATGGTCGCTCGCGCCTCTCCGCCCGGAATCGATCGCCAGCCTAGAACGAATCTCCGGCTCGAACGCTATGTGGACATGCAGCCGCTCGACCTCTTGAAGACCCGGGCCGCCATCGTCGGCCTCCCCGTCGCCCTCACCCTCGGCGCGATCGCCGGCGTGACCATGCAGATCGGTCCGCAGGAGCCGACCGCCCAGCCGTTCGCCGAGGTCCACGGCAGCCAGTACGCCGAGGCCGCGCCCATGGTCTGGCCCGCCGGCAAGGTGCCCGACTACGTCATCGGCCAGGACTTCCTGCGCCCGCCCGTCGACGAGACGCCGGTGGTGCTGACCTCGGCCGACATGGCCGAGATGGGCCTCGTCGAGCCCGCCAGCTACGAACCCGATCCCGCCGACGCCGACATCGTCTCGGCCTCGGGCGCCACCACCGCCGCCCTGGACGACCAGCCGGCCGTCCCCACCGAACCGGCCGACGCCCCGCCCCGCGGCTTCGCCTCGACGTCGGGCGACATCCTCGACAAGCGCCTGCCCGAGGAAGTGATCGCCGGCCCGCCGGCCTCCGCGCCCGTCCCGACGGAAGTGGCGCTGCGGTACTAGGCTTCGCCATTCCGTGGCGGGCTCATTCACAAAGCCGTTCAATTGAACCGCTTCCCTCGCCCTTGTGGCGAGGGTCCATGGTGGCCGCTGCTGACGTCGCCCCTCCCGAAAGGTCTCAGCAGGTTGAACGATGTATCCTGGGCACAAGGCCCAGGAAGGCGGTTGATCTATCCAACCTCTCCGCAGCGCTTCCACCGCTGAAGACGGCCTCCCCCTTGCAGCCTCCCGTCCATGCGACCGGTAACTGTGCCGTTTCGCGCCACACGGGAACGGCCATGGACGCTGCGGCGCCGGACAGGATCGAGGAAGAAGGCGGCGTTCTGCGCACGCTGGAGGCCTGGGCCTGCGGCTTCGTTCTGTTCATGCTGTCCAACGCCCTCATCGGACCGTTTCTCGATCCGGAACAGGCCGGCGGCGAGGACATGCCGATCCTCCGCCTGATGTGGCTGCCGGTCTATGCGCTGATCCTGGCCCTGGTGCTGTGGCGCGCGCCCCTGCTGGCGAAGTTCTGGCTGCCGGCCGGGATCCTCAGCCTGCTGGTGTTCTGGGTGTTCGCCTCGGCCTCGTGGTCGTTCGATCCTGGCACCACCAACCGCCGGGCGCTGGCGGCGGCCTTCACCACGCTGTTCGGCTTCTATTTCGCCGCCAGCTTCGACGGCCGCCGCATGGCCGAGATCCTGGCGACCACCTTCCTGGTGCTGGGCGCCGGCGGCCTGCTGGCCGCGATCGCCTATCCGAAGATGGGCGTTCAGCACGACATCAACGCCGGCGACTGGCGCGGCCTGTGGTTCGAGAAGAACCAGATGGGCGCGATGATGGTCTACGGCGCGCTGGGCGCCATGGCCGCCATCCTGGCCGGCACGAAGCACCGCAAGCTGTTCGTCAGCGCCATCGTGCTGTGCGCCTTCATGATCGTGATGAGCAAGTCCAAGACCTCGCTGATGGTGCTGCTGATCGGCCTGGTCGGCTCGGGCCTGCTGGGCATGATGCGGCGCGGTCCGGCCACGGCGATCACCATGGTCTGGCTGGGCGTCACCGTCATCGGCGGCGCGGCGCTAGTCATGTGGCTGGCCCCGGAACTGCTGTTCAAGGCCCTGGGCAAGGACCCCACCCTGACCGGCCGCACCGAGATCTGGGACGCCCTACTGCGCCAGTCGGCCAAGGCCCCGCTGACCGGCTACGGCTACGCGGTGTTCTGGCGCGACGACTCCGTGCCGGCCCTGTTCATCCGCAAGGAGACCGGCTGGAACGTGCCGACGGCCCACAACGGCTGGCTGGACGTGCTGGCCCAACTGGGCTGGGTGGGCGTGGGCCTTTCGGCTCTGATGTTGGGCCTGCCGCTGCTGGTCGCGCTTTTCCGCTTCGACAAGGTGCGCGACGGCTATTGGGCCACGCTGTTCCTGGTCATCTTCCTGATCACCACCTTCTCGGAAAGCTTCATCCTGGAGCGCAACGGCATCGCCTGGGCCCTGGCCTGCGCGGCGGCCACGCGGCTTCTCGGGCCCGCCCTCGGACTGGCCGGCGCACGACAGCCGCCGCGCGAACGGCGCCTTCGCCAGGAGCCGCCGCTGACCTGGCGCCTGGCGCCGCCCGATCCCATGCCCGAAATTTGGAGCCCCGCCCCCGCTTTCGGACGCCGGACGGTCTCGCCTTTGGCCGCGCGTACGACTATTGGAGCGGCATGACCGACTACACCCACCAGCAGATCGTCGCCCGCGGCGCGCGCGCCGACGCCGAAGCCGCCGCCGACGCCATCGACAACATGCCCGGCCTCGAAGGCGCGACCTACTCGATCCTCGAGGAAGACGAGGACAAGGGTATCTGGCGCATCGACGCCTTCCCGACCAACGAGGACGAGGACGCGGCCCTGCTGGAACTGCTGGGCGGCTATCCGCTGAAAGTCGAGCGCGAGGCCCTGGCCGACGCCGACTGGCTGGCCATGGCGCTGTCGGGCCTGCCGCCGGTGCGCGCCGGCCGCTTCTTCGTCTACGGCATGCACGACCGCGGCCGCCTGCCGGCCAGCACGGTCAACCTGCGCATCGAGGCCGGCGCGGCCTTCGGCACCGGTCACCACGGCACCACCGTCGGCTGCCTGCAGGCCTATGACCGCCTGATCAAGGCCAAGAAGTTCAACAAGGTGCTCGACGTCGGCGCCGGCACGGGCCTGCTGGCCATCGCCGCCGCGCGCACCGGCTCGAAGCTGGCCGTCGGCACCGACATCGACAAGCCCAGCGTGCGGATCTCCAAGGAGAACGCCAAGGTCAACATGGCCAACGCCCGCTTCGTCCACGCCTCGGGCCTGTCCAACAAGCTGGTGGCCGAAAACGCCCCCTACGACCTGGTGTTCGCCAACATCCTGGCCCGTCCGCTGATCAGCCTGGCCCAGGACATCAAGCGCGCCCTGGTCCCCGGCGGCACGGTCATCCTGTCGGGCCTGCTGCGCACCCAGGAGCGGATGGTCAAGGCCGCCTACCTGTCGCGCGGCTTCAAGGTCGTCAGCCGCATCCACCGCGACGCCTGGGCCACCCTGGTGCTGCAGCGGCCGTAAGCCCCGCCCGCCTCTCCGCGAGGAGGGGCGGAACGCCTGCGCTTGGCTTCACGTTTTCTCGAACAACGCCGTTCGAGGAAACGACAATGACCTATACCGATCCTTCCCTGCCCCCCGCCCAGCATCAGCCCGAGCGCGTGGTCGAGGTCCGCCGCGAATCCAGCCCCCTGGACTGGCTGGTCGCCGGCGTGGTGGCCATCGTGGCGGTGATCGCCGTGGCCTTCATGATGACCTCGCGCCCGATGGACGCCAGTTCCGACCAGATCGCCCAGGCCCAGGAACAGGGCCGTGTCGCCGGCCTCGTCGAGGGCGCGCAGGTCGGCCTGCAGACCGGCGCCGACCAGGCCCGCCAGGCCGCCGAGGCCTCGGCCCGCGACGCCGCCTCGGCCGCCGATAGCGTGCGTCGCCAGACCGAGCTCCAGGCCCAGACCGCCGCCGACGCCGCCCAGGACGCGGCCGCCACGGCCCCGCCCACGACCGACGGCACGGCGCCGTCGCCCCAGGCCGACGAACCGCGATAACTCCCCTTCCAAGTCTGGCGCGTGAGGCCTAAATCGGTCGTCATGCGCCAGACCTTCGATGAATCCACCGATCCGGGCTTTGGCCCGCGCCAC includes:
- a CDS encoding HAD family hydrolase is translated as MIKERFPDTKALIFDCDGTLVDSLALYAVAWPAGLRSTGHAMEASWYLERGGFSGDMLMDAFEQEVGQTLDRAQVMKTVWATYQAGVGELTEIAAVTAIARRFHGRLPMAVASSGPSDFVRLSLKSLGLDALFDAIVTVEDVAAAKPAPDLFLEAARRLGVAPDDCLVFEDSIQGLQAAKAAGCQAIDVRELMDEAAA
- a CDS encoding 50S ribosomal protein L11 methyltransferase; protein product: MTDYTHQQIVARGARADAEAAADAIDNMPGLEGATYSILEEDEDKGIWRIDAFPTNEDEDAALLELLGGYPLKVEREALADADWLAMALSGLPPVRAGRFFVYGMHDRGRLPASTVNLRIEAGAAFGTGHHGTTVGCLQAYDRLIKAKKFNKVLDVGAGTGLLAIAAARTGSKLAVGTDIDKPSVRISKENAKVNMANARFVHASGLSNKLVAENAPYDLVFANILARPLISLAQDIKRALVPGGTVILSGLLRTQERMVKAAYLSRGFKVVSRIHRDAWATLVLQRP
- a CDS encoding O-antigen ligase family protein, whose amino-acid sequence is MDAAAPDRIEEEGGVLRTLEAWACGFVLFMLSNALIGPFLDPEQAGGEDMPILRLMWLPVYALILALVLWRAPLLAKFWLPAGILSLLVFWVFASASWSFDPGTTNRRALAAAFTTLFGFYFAASFDGRRMAEILATTFLVLGAGGLLAAIAYPKMGVQHDINAGDWRGLWFEKNQMGAMMVYGALGAMAAILAGTKHRKLFVSAIVLCAFMIVMSKSKTSLMVLLIGLVGSGLLGMMRRGPATAITMVWLGVTVIGGAALVMWLAPELLFKALGKDPTLTGRTEIWDALLRQSAKAPLTGYGYAVFWRDDSVPALFIRKETGWNVPTAHNGWLDVLAQLGWVGVGLSALMLGLPLLVALFRFDKVRDGYWATLFLVIFLITTFSESFILERNGIAWALACAAATRLLGPALGLAGARQPPRERRLRQEPPLTWRLAPPDPMPEIWSPAPAFGRRTVSPLAARTTIGAA
- a CDS encoding low temperature requirement protein A, which encodes MSNTRSGGLLRIREGGHARVTYVELFFDLVFVFAVTQLSHGLIAHPSLLGVAETGLLLMAVWWAWIYTAWVTNWLDPERPPVRIMLFVVMAAGMVLAMSIPTAFEGRGLLFALAYVSIQVGRSLFTAWSARRDEGLRLNFLRITAWLMVSGVLWIAGGLMHDGLRLACWAAAIAIEYASPAVGFWTPGLGRSRTADWTVEGAHLAERCALFTIIALGESILVMGATAAGLEWTPVVVLSFASAFVASLAMWWIYFSFTAEAASEAISHSDDPGRVARIAYTYSHLLPVAGIIVAAVGDEWVIHHPVGHADPKISAALIGGPLLFLLGGVLFKKAVFRIWSPSRGAGMAALLLLIPVSAVVSPIVLSLLTTGVLVLVGAWESLAIRRRGHQLRG